The genomic stretch TGTCTTCCATGTCGGAGTACACGACGATCACGGCGGGAGCGCTGGTGATCTGGCCCTGGCCGTAGGCGGCGGCCTTCAGCTGCTCCTTGATCTCGGGGCTCTGCACCACCGCGAAGCGCCACGTCTGGGCGTTCCACGCGCTGGGGGCCAGGCTGGCAAGACGCAGGATCTCGTGCAGGTCGTCCTGGTTCATGGGTTCCTGGACGTACTTGCGGATGCTGCGGCGGGTCTCGATGGCCTCGGTGATGGTCAGGGTGTCGGTGGTGGGGCGGGTCTCGGTGAAGGTCGTCATACCCGGCACCATAAACCCACTGCTTTACAAAGTCAAGTGATGTGACTTTGGCTGCACTTTGTATCGCGTTCAGGTGTATGATTCTGCCATGAGCACTGAACACACTGGATTCTGCCCGGTCTACCGGGCGATCGGGGTGTTGCAGGAGAAGTGGGTGCTGCACATCGTGCGCTCTCTGCTGGACGGCGAAAAAGGCTTCAACGAACTGGCCCGAGCCGTCGGCGGGTGCAACAGCGCCACCCTGACGCAACGCCTGGAACACCTGGAGCAGCTGAACATCATCAGCAAGCGAACCGAGGACAGCCACGGCAAGCTCGCCCGCAGCGTGTACTCGCTGACCCACGCCGGCCGCCAGCTCCAGTCGGTCATTGACGCGATCGACGCGTGGGGCCGCGACCACCTCCAGCGCCCGGTACCCGAAGCCCAGAGCGCGTAACCGTCCCCTCACCCGGCCTCCCGTGCCGGGTCTCTTCCTCTCCCGCCGTGGCACACTGCCGGGATGGTTGCCGTCCTGATCTTCATCGTGCTGCCACTCGTCCTGATCGTGGTGGCGTGGCGCATGAAGCCCCTCGTCCCGCGCGACGGGCGGCCCGGTGACGCCGTCGGTGGTTCGCTGGTCGCGGGGGGCATGTTCGGATCGCACGGCCTGGAACCCGATCCGGTCAGCGTGCCCGAGGACACCGACGCGGTTCGCTTCGACCTGTCGGACGTGAAGGCCCGTGAATGAAGGGGGGATGACACCCCAAAGGTCACCCCATACGCTTGGCACATGAGCCTCAAGGACAGCTTCACGAAAGAAGAGTGGTTCCGCGTCATGACCGGCCCCGGCCGGGCAGGTGCCGCCGTCGTGGCCGCCAGCCCCAGCGGCCTGACCGGCCTGCTGGCCGAGGCCCAGGCCATCGCCGCCAGCATCCGGGAGAGTGTGAGCCGGGAGGGCCGCACCCCCCTGATGGAGGCCATGGCCGCCGACCTGCTGGGCACTGGCCCCAGCCGCGACGAGATCCGCGAGATGCAGGACGACCGCGCGAAGAACATGCAGGAGGCGGTCGAGCAGAACGTACAGGCCGTGCGCCAGGCCGTGTGGCTCGTCTCGGCCAAGGCCAGCCCCGAGGATTCCCGCGCGTATCAGGACATGCTGATGCAGGTGGCCGAGCGCACGTCGCAGGCCGCCAAGGAAGGCGGCTTCCTGGGCATCGGCGGCGAACAGGTCAACGAGAAGGAACGCGACGTGCTGGCCGAACTCCAGAGCGTCATCCGGGGCACCGTGACCATCCCTGAACCGGCCGCGCTGGTCAATCCTGGGCCGGACGGCAGCGGCAACAGCAACTGACGCAGTGCACCTGACAACACCTGGTACAGACCCCAGGTGAGTCGACCACGCGGGCGGACGAGGCGAGGACGAACGCCACGCGGGCCCGGAGCGGCGAATGCACCTGCCGGACGTGGCACGGCAGGCCCGGG from Deinococcus sp. AB2017081 encodes the following:
- a CDS encoding winged helix-turn-helix transcriptional regulator; protein product: MSTEHTGFCPVYRAIGVLQEKWVLHIVRSLLDGEKGFNELARAVGGCNSATLTQRLEHLEQLNIISKRTEDSHGKLARSVYSLTHAGRQLQSVIDAIDAWGRDHLQRPVPEAQSA